The Globicephala melas chromosome X, mGloMel1.2, whole genome shotgun sequence genome window below encodes:
- the ZRSR2 gene encoding U2 small nuclear ribonucleoprotein auxiliary factor 35 kDa subunit-related protein 2 isoform X2 codes for MAASEKMMFPEKLSHKKYRAALKKEKRKKRRQELARLRDSGLSQKEEEETAADAFIEEQRREEERLLERERQKLHEEWLLREQKAQEEFRIKKEKEEAARKRQEEQERKLKEEWEEQQRKEREEEQQKLQEKKEREEAVQKMLEQAENELENGTTWQNPEPPMELRIMEKDRANCPFYSKTGACRFGDRCSRKHNFPASSPTLLIKSMFTTFGMEQCRRDDYDPDASLEYSEEETYQQFLDFYDDVLPEFKNVGKVIQFKVSCNLEPHLRGNVYVQYQSEEECQAAFSLFNGRWYAGRQLQCEFCPVTRWKMAICGLFEIQQCPRGKHCNFLHVFRNPNNEFWEANRDMYLSPDRTGSCFGKNSERRERPGRHDDYYSRPRRRRSPGPAHSYKRNGMAERRRRRSHGGKKSHKHASKSRERHSSRSRGRKRGRSRGRGSRSRRSHSRSSSRSRSRGRRTSGSRD; via the exons GACTCTcacagaaggaggaggaggagacagcGGCGGATGCCTTTATTGAAGAACAACGACGAGAAGAAGAGAGgctgctggagagagagag GCAAAAATTACATGAGGAGTGGTTGCTGCGGGAACAGAAGGCgcaagaagaattcagaataaagaaggaaaaggaagaggcagCTAGAAAACGGCAGGAAGAGCAAGAG agaaagttaaaggaagaatgggaagaacagcagagaaaagagagagaagaagagcaGCAGAAGCTacaggagaagaaggaaagagag GAAGCTGTGCAGAAGATGCTGGAGCAGGCTGAAAATGAG TTGGAAAATGGCACCACATGGCAAAACCCAGAACCACCCATGGAATTGAGGATAATGGAAAAAGATCGAGCTAATTGTCCATTCTACAGTAAAACAGGAGCTTGCAGATTCGGAGATAG GTGTTCACGTAAACACAATTTCCCGGCATCAAGTCCCACCCTTCTTATTAAAAGCATGTTTACGACATTTGGGATGGAGCAGTGCAGAAGGGACGACTATGACCCCGACGCAAGTCTGGAGTACAGCGAAGAGGAAACCTACCAGCAGTTCCTGGACTTCTATGACGACGTGCTCCCCGAGTTCAAGAACGTGGGGAAAGTGATACAGTTCAAG GTCAGCTGCAACTTGGAACCTCATCTGAGGGGCAATGTGTATGTTCAATATCAATC GGAAGAAGAATGCCAAGCAGCCTTTTCTCTGTTTAATGGACGGTGGTACGCGGGAAGACAGCTTCAGTGCGAATTCTGCCCAGTGACCCGATGGAAAATGGCaatttgtg GTTTATTTGAAATACAGCAGTGTCCAAGAGGGAAACACTGCAACTTTCTTCACGTGTTCAGAAATCCCAACAATGAATTTTGGGAAGCGAATCGAGACATGTACCTGTCTCCGGATCGGACTGGCTCCTGCTTCGGTAAGAACTCAGAGAGGAGAGAGCGGCCGGGCCGCCACGACGACTACTACAGTAGGCCgcggaggaggaggagccccGGGCCGGCCCACTCCTACAAGAGGAACGGGATGGccgagaggaggaggaggaggagccacGGGGGCAAGAAATCCCACAAGCACGCGTCCAAAAGCCGGGAGAGGCACAGTTCCcgaagcagaggaagaaaaaggggcCGCAGCCGTGGCCGGGGCAGCCGCAGCCGCCGCAGCCACAGCCGGAGCTCCTCCAGGTCCAGGAGCCGCGGCAGGAGGACGTCGGGGAGCCGAGACTGA